A segment of the Agromyces sp. H17E-10 genome:
TCTACACGCACGCCGGCCCCGAGGTCGCGGTCGCCTCGACGAAGGCGTTCGTCGCGCAGATCACGGCGCTCTACCTGTTCGGCCTGCACCTCGCCCGCGTGCGCGGCACGCTCGACGACGCCGCCCTCGCGGCCCAGCTCGACGAGCTCACGGCGGTGCCCGAGAAGCTCGGCGCCGTGCTCGGCGAGGCCGAGAAGGTCACCCAGCTCGCGCACTGGATGGCCGACACCCGCTCGGTGCTGTTCCTCGGCCGCAACGTCGGCTACCCGATCGCGCTCGAGGGTGCGCTGAAGCTCAAGGAGCTCGCGTACATCCATGCCGAGGGCTTCGCCGCCGGCGAGCTCAAGCACGGGCCGATCGCCCTCATCGAGCCGGGCCAGCCGGTCTTCGTCGTCGTGCCGAGCCCCCGCCACGACGGCAGCCTGCACCCGAAGGTCGTCTCGAACATCCAGGAGATCCGCGCACGCGGCGCTCGCGTCATCGCCATCGCCGAGGCGGGCGACGCCGCGGTGCTGCCGTTCGCCGACGAGGTGGTGCGCATCCCGCTCGCCGCTCCGCTGTTCGAACCGCTCCTCGCGGTCGTGCCCCTGCAGATCTTCGCGATGGAGCTCTCGCAGGCGAAGGGCCTCGACGTCGACCAGCCGCGCAACCTCGCCAAGTCGGTGACGGTCGAGTGACCGAGAGCGCGGGGGTCGCGTGATCGCCGGCATCGGCATCGACGTCGTGGACATCGAGCGCTTCGAGCGCTCGATCGCCCGCACCCCCGCGCTCGTCGAGCGCCTGTTCGCCGAGAGCGAACGCGGTCGCCCGCCGCGCTCGCTCGCGGCCCGTTTCGCCGCCAAGGAGGCGCTCATCAAGGCACTCGGGGGCCACGCGGTCATCCGCTGGCACGACATGCGCATCATCCAGGACGCCGACGGCAATCCCGACTTCGCACTGTCCGGCGCGCTCGCCGAGCACGTCGCCGCGCTCGGCATCGACCGGGTGCACCTGTCGATGAGCCACGACGCCGGCATCGCGAGCGCGTTCGTCGTGCTCGAGGCGGTGGGCGGCCGATGAGCGACCAGAACGGGCAGGATGCCGCTGCGCCGGCGTTCCGCGAGGCGCTGATCGACCTCGACGCCGTCGTGCACAACGTGCGCACCGTCGCCGAGCGCGTCGCACCGGCCGAGATCATCGCCGTCGTCAAGGCCGACGCCTACGGGCACGGCGCCGTCGCGACGGCGCGGGCCGCCCTCGCCGCGGGCGCCACGAGGCTCGGCGTCGCCGACCTCGACGAGGCGTTCGAACTGCGCGACGCGGGCATCGACGCGCCCGTCGTCGCGTGGCTGCACGACCCCGGCGCCGACTTCGCCGCGGCGGTCGCCGCCGACGTCGAGCTCGGCGTCTCGAGCCGCGCCCAACTCGACGAGATCGCATCGGCGGCCGCCGGAGCAGCCGCCCGCGTGCACCTCAAGATCGACACCGGGCTCAGCCGCAACGGCGTGCCGGCCACCGAGTGGCCCGCGGTCGTCGCCCGGGCGGTCGAGCTCGAGCGGGCGGAGCGCATCGGCGTGGTCGGCATCTTCAGTCACTTCGCGAACACGTCGCGCGAGGTCGACGCCGACCAGCTCGCCGCGTTCGAGCGGGCGCTCGCGATCGCCGAGCAGGCCGGCCTCACGGGGCGCCTGCGCCACATCGCGTCGAGCGAGCAGGCGTTGCGCGACCCGTCGTCGCGCTACGACGCCGTGCGCATCGGCATCGGCCTGTACGGCCTCACCCCGTTCGGCGACGGCACGACCTCGGCCGACCTCGGGCTCACCCCGGCGATGACCCTGCGGGCGCGGGTCGCCGCGGTCCGCCGGGTCGACGCCGGCGCCGGAGCGTCGTACGGCCACATCTGGCACGCCAACGCCGAGACGACGCTCGCGCTCGTGCCGCTCGGCTACGCCGACGGCATCCCGCGGCAGGCCTCGGGGCAGGGCGCCGAGGTGCTCATCGGCGGGCGTCGCCGCCCCGTGGTCGGCCGTGTCGCGATGGACCAGTTCATCGTCGACGCCGGCGACGCACCGGTCGCGGTGGGCGACGAGGTCGTCGTGTTCGGCGACCCGGCGACGGGCGCCCCGACCGCCGACGAATGGGGGGCCGCGGCCGGCACGATCGGCTACGAGATCGTCACCCGCATCGGCCCGCGCGTGCCCCGGCGCTACACGGGCGGCCCGCGCACGGTGCCGTGGCCCGAGGCCGAAGACCTGTGAGCCGTTCGTTCGAGATCCCCGACGCCGACGCCATGGAGGCGTTCGGCCGGCGACTCGGCGCAGCGCTCAGCGCCGGCGACCTCGTCGTGCTCACCGGCCCGCTCGGCGCGGGCAAGACGACGCTCACGCGCGGCATCGGTGCCGGCCTCGGCGTGCGCGGTCCCGTGCAGAGCCCGACCTTCGTGCTCGCCCGCACGCACCCGAGCCTCGGCGACGGTCCGCCGCTCGTGCACGTCGACGCCTACCGGCTCGGCAGTGCGGAGCTCGTCGACGACCTCGACCTCGACTTCGCGCGGTCGGTCGTCGTCGTCGAGTGGGGCGCCGGCCTCGTCGAGGAGGCGGGCGACGCCTGGCTCGAGATCGTGATCGAGCGACCGACGGGGGCGAGTGCGGCGAGCGACGCAGGCCCCGACGGTCCGGGCGCCCCCGAGGCGGGCGACCCCGGGGCATCCGACCTCGACGGCGACGAGCCGCGCACGGTGACGCTCACCGGTCCGTTGCTGGCACGGGTGGGCGACGCGCTCGACGACTGAACCGGCGGCCTGGGGGCGTCCGATTCCGAATTAGGCTTGGAACATGCTGCTGGCGATCGACACCTCGACGGGCACGAGCGTCGCCATCGTCGACCGCGACCGCGCGACCGGCGACCTGCGAACGCTCGCCGAGACCGGCACCGACGACACCATGCGGCACGCCGAGGTGATCGGCGGATTCATCCGCGACGCCCTCGCCACCGCGGGCATCGACCCCGCGAGCCTCTCCGGCGTCGCGGGCGGCATGGGTCCCGGCCCGTTCACGGGCCTGCGCGTCGGCATCGCCGCGGCGCACGCGTTCGCCCTCGGCATCGACCGCCCGTTCGTGCCGGTGCCGAGCCACGACGCGATCGCCTGGAGCCGCTACACCGCGGGCGAGACCGGTCCGCTGCAGGTCGTCACCGACGCGAGGCGGCGCGAGTTCGCGATCTCGGAGTACGACGGACTCGACGCCGACGGCCTGCCCGTGCGGCTGTCCGGCCCAGGGCTGGTGCCGCGCGACGCACTGCCCGACCCGGTCGGCGCGCGCTTCGAAGCGACGATCGTCTCGGCCGCCGCGGTCGGCCTCGTCGCCGAGCTCGCCTTCGCCGCCGGCCGGCTGCCGCTCACCGACGACGCGCCGCTCTACCTGCGCGCCCCCGACGTGACCCCTTCGGCAGGCAAGCGGGTGCTCCGGTGAGCGTGTTCATGCGTCGGGCGAAGCCGGCCGACCTCGAGGCCGTCATGCAGCTCGAGCGGGCGACGTTCACCGACGACGCCTGGCCCGAGGAGGCCATGCGGCGCGAGATCGAGAGCCCGCACGGCTACTACCTCGTCGCCGTCGACGACGAGCACGACGAGGATGCCGCGTGGCCGCCGCTGCTCGGCTACGCCGGGCTGCTCGCCCCGTCGGGCGGCGACCAGGGCGACATCCAGACCATCGCGATCGACCCCGCCGCGCGCGGCATGGGGCTCGGCCGCGGCCTCATGCACGCGCTCATCACCGAGTCGCGCCGCCGGGGCATCGCGCAGCTCTTCCTCGAGGTGCGGGCCGACAACCCGATCGCCCGGTCCCTCTACGACTCGCTCGGGTTCGTCGAGATCGGGGTGCGGCCCCGCTACTACCGAAACGGGGTCGACGCCGTGCTCATGCGGCTCGACGTGCCGCCGGCGGTGACCCGGCCGGCCGCCGACGGGCCCGGGCCGATCGGAGGCAACCGATGAACACCGACGCACCGCTCATCCTCGGCATCGAGACCTCGTGCGACGAGACCGGCGTCGGCATCGTGCGGGGCCAGACCCTGCTGGCCAACGTCATCGCCTCGTCGATGGAGGAGCACGCCCGATACGGCGGCGTCGTGCCAGAGGTGGCCGCGCGGGCGCACCTCGAGGCGCTCGGCCCGACGATCCGGGCGGCGCTCGCCGAGGCATCCGTCTCGCTCGACGACCTCGACGGGGTGGCCGTGACGAGCGGTCCGGGGCTCGCCGGGGCGCTCATGGTCGGGGTCGGCGCCGCCAAGGCGCTCGCGCTGTCGAAGGGCCTGCCGATCTACGCGGTCAACCACCTCGTCGGGCACGTCGGCGCCGACCTGCTCGACGCGGCCGACCCGCTCGAGACGCCCACCGTGGCGCTCCTCGTCTCGGGCGGGCACACCTCGCTGCTGCTCGTGCGCGATCTCGTCTCGGACGTCGAACTGCTGGGCGAGACGATCGACGACGCGGCCGGCGAGGCGTTCGACAAGGTCGCCCGCGTGCTCGGCCTGCCCTACCCGGGCGGACCCGAGATCGACCGCGCGGCCGTCGGCGGCGACCCGAACGCGATCCGCTTCCCGCGCGGGCTCACCCGGCCGAAAGACCTGGTCGCCCACCGCTGGGACTTCAGCTTCTCCGGCCTGAAGACCGCCGTCGCGCGATGGGTCGAGCAGCGCGAGGCCGCAGGCTCGCCCGTGCCGACGGCCGACGTGGCCGCGAGCTTCCGCGAGGCGGTCGTCGACGTGCTCGTCTCCAAGGCGGTCGACGCGTGCACCGAGCTCGGCGTGCCGAGGCTGCTGCTCGGGGGCGGCGTCATCGCGAACGCGAGGCTGCGCGAGGTCGCGACCGAGCGGGCGGATGCCGCCGGCATCGCGCTGCGCATTCCGCCGTTGTCGCTCTGCACCGACAACGGCGCGATGATCGCGGCGCTCGGTGCCCAGCTCGTGATGGCGGGACATGCTCCGTCCGAGCTCGGATTCGGCGCCGACTCGACGCTGCCCGTCACCGAGATCCAGGTCGTCTGACGCAAGAATCCTGTGCGCGAGGGTGCTCCCGCGATAGTGTGGGGGCGAAAACACCGGGTCGTCGACATCGATCGCGCCCCGAGCGCCTGCCGCACCGGCAGCAGCGCATCACACACAGCATCGAGGGGAACCAACCGTGACCGACCCGAACCTTCCCGAGCAGCCCGCCTCCCAGCCGGCTCCGCCTGCTCCCGAGGCTCCTGCCGCTCCTGCCGCACCCGCCTACGGCGCGCCCGCAGCGCCCGCTGCACCGGCCTACGCCGCCCCGGCCTACTCGGCCCCGGCGAGCTCGAAGACCAACGTGCTCGCGATCGTCTCGCTCGTCTCGGCCTTCTTCATCTCCCTCGTCGCCGTCATCACGGGCCACATCGCGCTCAGCCAGATCAAGAAGACCGGTGAGCAGGGTCGCGGCCTCGCCATCGCCGGCCTCATCATCGGCTACGTCGGCCTCGTCGTGGGCCTGATCTGGATCGTGTTCGCGATCATCATCGCCGGCGTCGCCGCGTCGCAGGGCTACAGCACGTACTGAATCCCATCGGCCCTGTCGCGAATCTGAGGGGGAAGAAATGACTGATCCGAGAAATCCCGACGAGACGCCCGAGACCCCCGAGGTCCCCGGCGCCCCCGTCGAGCCCGAGGTGCCGAGCGTGCCCGAACCCGACCTTCCTGCTCCGGCGGAACCGGGCGTGCCCGGCGAGCCCGAGCCGGTCGTGCCGGTCGATGCGTCAGCGTCGGGGCCCGAGGTGCCCGAGGTGCCGAGCGCACCCGAGCCCCCGGCCGCCCCCGAACCGCCCGCGCCGCCTGCACCCCCGGCGCCCCCGGCGCCGCCCGCGTACGGCACGCCCGGTGCGACGCCGCCGGCATACGGTTCGGCGACCCCGCCGCCTCCGCCCGCGCCGAACGCGTACGGTGCGCCCGCGGCGCAGCCCGCGTACGGTGCGCCCGGCTACGCGGCACCGGCCTACGGTGCGGCTCCCGCGAAGAAGACGCCGGTGTTCAGCCTCATCTCGCTGATCGCCGGCATCGTGGGCCTCGTCGGCTTCGCCGTCGTGTTCCTGCCGTTCATCGGCGGCGTGCTGCAGCTGTTCATCCCGGCTGCGGCGGTGGTGCTCGGCTTCATCGGCAAGAGCAAGGAGCCGCAGGCGAAGGGCATGTGGCTGACCGGCATCATCCTCGGGTTCGTCGGCATCGGCATCGCGCTGCTGTCGTTCGTGCTCTGGGGCGTGCTCTTCTCGACGGCGGACTACTACTCGCCGTCGTACGACTACTGAGCGACGAGATGACGGAACGTGAGGGGGCTTCGCCTGACGGCGAGGCCCCCGACCGTCTGCCCCGGCGCGACGACGGGCCGGTCGACCCGCTCGCGCCCTACCGGCCGGCCGAACCCACCTTCCGCGCCGACCCCGCCGTGCGCGAACCCGAGCCCGCCGTGCGCGAGCCCGCCGCGCTCGAGCCCGACCAGCGCGAGTTCGACGTGCCCGTCGACACCGACCAGCTGCGCCGCATCTCGACGGGGCAGCTGCTCATCGTGCACCGCGCCGGCTTCGACGCCGCCGAGGCGATCGAAGAGGAGGAGGAGCAGCAGCGCCGGGCGTTCAGCTGGGTCTCCGCCGTCACGGGCGTGATCGGTGCCGCGGCGTCGCTCTTCGTCGGCTGGATGCTGC
Coding sequences within it:
- a CDS encoding holo-ACP synthase — protein: MIAGIGIDVVDIERFERSIARTPALVERLFAESERGRPPRSLAARFAAKEALIKALGGHAVIRWHDMRIIQDADGNPDFALSGALAEHVAALGIDRVHLSMSHDAGIASAFVVLEAVGGR
- the alr gene encoding alanine racemase, whose product is MSDQNGQDAAAPAFREALIDLDAVVHNVRTVAERVAPAEIIAVVKADAYGHGAVATARAALAAGATRLGVADLDEAFELRDAGIDAPVVAWLHDPGADFAAAVAADVELGVSSRAQLDEIASAAAGAAARVHLKIDTGLSRNGVPATEWPAVVARAVELERAERIGVVGIFSHFANTSREVDADQLAAFERALAIAEQAGLTGRLRHIASSEQALRDPSSRYDAVRIGIGLYGLTPFGDGTTSADLGLTPAMTLRARVAAVRRVDAGAGASYGHIWHANAETTLALVPLGYADGIPRQASGQGAEVLIGGRRRPVVGRVAMDQFIVDAGDAPVAVGDEVVVFGDPATGAPTADEWGAAAGTIGYEIVTRIGPRVPRRYTGGPRTVPWPEAEDL
- the tsaE gene encoding tRNA (adenosine(37)-N6)-threonylcarbamoyltransferase complex ATPase subunit type 1 TsaE, whose amino-acid sequence is MEAFGRRLGAALSAGDLVVLTGPLGAGKTTLTRGIGAGLGVRGPVQSPTFVLARTHPSLGDGPPLVHVDAYRLGSAELVDDLDLDFARSVVVVEWGAGLVEEAGDAWLEIVIERPTGASAASDAGPDGPGAPEAGDPGASDLDGDEPRTVTLTGPLLARVGDALDD
- the tsaB gene encoding tRNA (adenosine(37)-N6)-threonylcarbamoyltransferase complex dimerization subunit type 1 TsaB — encoded protein: MLLAIDTSTGTSVAIVDRDRATGDLRTLAETGTDDTMRHAEVIGGFIRDALATAGIDPASLSGVAGGMGPGPFTGLRVGIAAAHAFALGIDRPFVPVPSHDAIAWSRYTAGETGPLQVVTDARRREFAISEYDGLDADGLPVRLSGPGLVPRDALPDPVGARFEATIVSAAAVGLVAELAFAAGRLPLTDDAPLYLRAPDVTPSAGKRVLR
- the rimI gene encoding ribosomal protein S18-alanine N-acetyltransferase → MSVFMRRAKPADLEAVMQLERATFTDDAWPEEAMRREIESPHGYYLVAVDDEHDEDAAWPPLLGYAGLLAPSGGDQGDIQTIAIDPAARGMGLGRGLMHALITESRRRGIAQLFLEVRADNPIARSLYDSLGFVEIGVRPRYYRNGVDAVLMRLDVPPAVTRPAADGPGPIGGNR
- the tsaD gene encoding tRNA (adenosine(37)-N6)-threonylcarbamoyltransferase complex transferase subunit TsaD → MNTDAPLILGIETSCDETGVGIVRGQTLLANVIASSMEEHARYGGVVPEVAARAHLEALGPTIRAALAEASVSLDDLDGVAVTSGPGLAGALMVGVGAAKALALSKGLPIYAVNHLVGHVGADLLDAADPLETPTVALLVSGGHTSLLLVRDLVSDVELLGETIDDAAGEAFDKVARVLGLPYPGGPEIDRAAVGGDPNAIRFPRGLTRPKDLVAHRWDFSFSGLKTAVARWVEQREAAGSPVPTADVAASFREAVVDVLVSKAVDACTELGVPRLLLGGGVIANARLREVATERADAAGIALRIPPLSLCTDNGAMIAALGAQLVMAGHAPSELGFGADSTLPVTEIQVV
- a CDS encoding DUF4190 domain-containing protein; protein product: MTDPNLPEQPASQPAPPAPEAPAAPAAPAYGAPAAPAAPAYAAPAYSAPASSKTNVLAIVSLVSAFFISLVAVITGHIALSQIKKTGEQGRGLAIAGLIIGYVGLVVGLIWIVFAIIIAGVAASQGYSTY
- a CDS encoding DUF4190 domain-containing protein yields the protein MTDPRNPDETPETPEVPGAPVEPEVPSVPEPDLPAPAEPGVPGEPEPVVPVDASASGPEVPEVPSAPEPPAAPEPPAPPAPPAPPAPPAYGTPGATPPAYGSATPPPPPAPNAYGAPAAQPAYGAPGYAAPAYGAAPAKKTPVFSLISLIAGIVGLVGFAVVFLPFIGGVLQLFIPAAAVVLGFIGKSKEPQAKGMWLTGIILGFVGIGIALLSFVLWGVLFSTADYYSPSYDY
- a CDS encoding DUF4190 domain-containing protein, whose amino-acid sequence is MTEREGASPDGEAPDRLPRRDDGPVDPLAPYRPAEPTFRADPAVREPEPAVREPAALEPDQREFDVPVDTDQLRRISTGQLLIVHRAGFDAAEAIEEEEEQQRRAFSWVSAVTGVIGAAASLFVGWMLPLSIAAIVFGVLGLRREEHGRALAFTGIGTGLAGLVFSAVWIGYYAIVFGALPV